In Lacrimispora indolis DSM 755, a genomic segment contains:
- a CDS encoding PdxA family dehydrogenase, protein MSRKPVLGILLGDAAGVGPEMIARLAANGFLNQHCRPLIMGDLRVLKKAEKMNGLNIKVQAISDVSEATWEDGIPVLDQKNLDPSEIEYGKLSIESGKACLELLKLGVELFQAGKIDGFCFGPLNKQSMIKAGCTKESEHHYLADLFHQTAPFGEINVLGDLWTTRTTSHIPIARVSDHLSVETIMRAITLANTTLKNSGIEKPVLGIAALNPHCGEGGKCGREEIDVITPAIEEATRMGIDARGPFSSDILFINAFNGEFDGVVTMYHDQGQIALKLKGFDQGITIAGGLPAPIVTCAHGTAYDIAGKGVAKTSAFENAVKMAAKMARTIKNMD, encoded by the coding sequence ATGAGCAGGAAACCTGTACTGGGAATTTTACTTGGAGATGCCGCAGGGGTGGGGCCTGAAATGATTGCAAGACTGGCTGCAAACGGTTTTTTAAATCAGCACTGCAGGCCCCTGATTATGGGAGATCTAAGGGTTTTAAAAAAAGCGGAAAAAATGAATGGCCTGAATATTAAGGTACAGGCAATATCCGATGTTTCGGAAGCAACGTGGGAAGACGGGATTCCGGTCCTGGACCAGAAGAATTTGGATCCATCGGAAATCGAATATGGAAAGCTTAGCATTGAAAGCGGGAAAGCATGTCTTGAGCTGCTGAAGCTGGGAGTGGAACTGTTTCAGGCCGGCAAAATAGACGGCTTTTGTTTCGGGCCGCTGAATAAGCAGTCCATGATCAAGGCAGGCTGCACAAAGGAAAGTGAACATCATTATCTGGCCGATTTATTCCATCAGACGGCTCCCTTTGGTGAGATCAATGTTCTGGGGGATTTGTGGACAACAAGAACCACCAGCCATATCCCCATTGCCAGGGTAAGTGATCACTTAAGCGTGGAAACCATTATGAGAGCAATCACTCTTGCAAACACTACTTTGAAAAATTCCGGCATTGAAAAACCGGTTCTCGGCATTGCAGCATTGAACCCCCACTGCGGGGAAGGAGGGAAGTGCGGAAGAGAAGAAATTGACGTAATCACTCCGGCCATTGAGGAAGCAACACGGATGGGAATTGATGCAAGAGGGCCATTTTCATCGGATATACTTTTTATCAATGCATTTAACGGAGAATTTGACGGGGTTGTTACCATGTATCACGATCAGGGACAGATTGCACTGAAATTAAAAGGATTTGATCAGGGAATCACTATTGCAGGCGGGCTTCCGGCACCTATTGTTACCTGTGCCCACGGTACTGCTTACGATATTGCGGGAAAAGGAGTGGCAAAGACGTCTGCGTTTGAAAATGCTGTGAAGATGGCCGCAAAGATGGCAAGGACGATCAAAAATATGGATTAA
- a CDS encoding tripartite tricarboxylate transporter TctB family protein, whose protein sequence is MKRVRTKQMIPLFMAGFAVVFGWVGVFKLGFWKPAQGPAPGFFPSIMAVVMFLTSILAFIQSFKEDGTVKYEKQELLVIASGAGIILATFLIGLVGSCFLYIILWLKVFEKASWKDTLIILAVVAFIVIGVFGLWLGIQFPLGLMEYIL, encoded by the coding sequence ATGAAGAGGGTTCGCACAAAACAGATGATACCGTTGTTTATGGCAGGATTTGCCGTTGTTTTCGGATGGGTGGGCGTTTTTAAACTGGGCTTCTGGAAGCCTGCTCAGGGGCCGGCACCAGGGTTTTTTCCGTCAATCATGGCGGTTGTTATGTTTTTAACCAGTATACTTGCTTTTATCCAGTCTTTCAAAGAAGATGGGACAGTGAAATACGAAAAGCAGGAATTACTGGTCATCGCATCAGGAGCAGGAATTATTCTTGCAACCTTTCTTATAGGGCTTGTGGGGAGCTGCTTTCTTTATATTATTTTATGGCTGAAAGTCTTTGAAAAAGCAAGCTGGAAGGATACACTGATTATTCTGGCTGTGGTCGCTTTTATTGTGATCGGAGTATTTGGTTTGTGGCTGGGGATTCAATTTCCCCTGGGTCTGATGGAATACATTTTATAA
- a CDS encoding tripartite tricarboxylate transporter permease: protein MQNLQLLLHGFQTALTFQNVGAALIGAVLGLIVGAMPGIGSLAGVALLLPLTYKFNPTTAIIMLGALYYSNMYGGSFSAILLNIPGDSPAIMTALDGYPMASKKKRPGQALMTADLSSFIGGTIGICILTFTGPALANLGLKFGPSEMTALLLIAMTSISWLVGENPTKGVVITMFGIILASIGMDTLSGVPRYDFGNMYLLGGIPFTPYIIGAVGFSQVIKLIMERDQGKDGAASDMKLTIRGSMITRHDFRRLLPPALRSGFLGTFIGVLPGAGATTGSFMGYAVQKKMKSEEELGTGAIEGIASCEAANNAAAAGAFAPLLALGIPGSGTGAVLLGGLMMWGLNPGPLLFTNEPDFTWGLIASLFLSNILTLAIAVCVIPFLLKILSVPVKYMIPCITVVCVVGSYSSSYSMYGVLIMFLSGITGYLLNKNDYPTAPMLLSFVLAPLLESNMRKAFIISGGSLDIFFTRPITCVLMVVFLGVVAAPAVKSMMKNKMAGKALK, encoded by the coding sequence ATGCAGAATTTACAACTTTTACTTCATGGTTTTCAGACGGCCCTTACGTTCCAAAATGTGGGAGCGGCACTGATAGGAGCAGTATTGGGCCTCATTGTAGGAGCAATGCCGGGAATCGGCAGCCTTGCAGGGGTGGCTCTTTTATTGCCATTGACCTATAAGTTCAATCCCACAACTGCGATCATTATGCTGGGTGCCCTGTATTATTCCAATATGTATGGCGGCAGCTTCAGTGCAATCCTTTTAAACATTCCGGGAGATTCACCGGCAATCATGACGGCCTTGGATGGCTATCCAATGGCTTCAAAGAAAAAAAGGCCGGGGCAGGCGCTTATGACTGCCGATTTATCCTCCTTTATCGGAGGAACCATCGGTATCTGCATACTCACATTTACCGGTCCAGCCTTGGCAAATCTGGGCTTGAAATTCGGTCCCTCTGAAATGACGGCTCTTCTTTTGATTGCCATGACCTCCATCAGCTGGCTTGTGGGGGAAAATCCTACAAAGGGTGTGGTCATTACCATGTTCGGGATTATACTGGCAAGCATTGGCATGGATACGTTGTCAGGTGTTCCCAGGTATGATTTTGGAAACATGTATTTGCTTGGAGGCATTCCGTTTACTCCTTATATCATTGGAGCTGTTGGATTTTCACAGGTTATTAAGCTTATCATGGAGCGTGACCAGGGAAAGGATGGGGCGGCTTCTGATATGAAATTGACCATTCGGGGCAGCATGATCACCAGGCATGATTTCAGACGTCTGCTTCCTCCGGCTCTGCGTTCCGGATTTCTCGGCACATTTATAGGGGTGCTTCCAGGGGCGGGTGCAACAACAGGTTCTTTTATGGGATATGCGGTCCAGAAGAAGATGAAGAGCGAAGAAGAACTTGGAACCGGAGCCATTGAAGGAATTGCGTCCTGTGAAGCTGCCAATAATGCAGCGGCAGCAGGGGCGTTTGCTCCGCTTCTTGCTCTTGGAATCCCCGGATCGGGAACCGGAGCTGTACTGCTGGGAGGACTGATGATGTGGGGATTGAATCCTGGGCCCCTGTTATTTACAAATGAACCGGATTTTACGTGGGGACTGATTGCCTCTCTGTTTTTATCAAACATTCTGACACTGGCAATCGCGGTCTGTGTGATCCCGTTTCTGCTTAAAATACTGTCCGTACCGGTGAAATACATGATTCCGTGCATTACCGTTGTCTGTGTTGTGGGCTCATATAGTTCCAGTTATTCCATGTATGGGGTTCTGATCATGTTTTTGTCCGGCATTACAGGGTATCTGTTAAATAAGAATGATTATCCCACAGCGCCCATGCTGCTGTCCTTTGTATTGGCGCCGCTTCTGGAATCAAATATGCGTAAAGCATTTATCATATCCGGAGGAAGTCTGGATATCTTCTTTACAAGGCCCATCACCTGTGTACTTATGGTTGTGTTTTTGGGTGTAGTGGCAGCCCCTGCCGTCAAATCAATGATGAAAAACAAGATGGCAGGAAAAGCCTTAAAATAA
- a CDS encoding Bug family tripartite tricarboxylate transporter substrate binding protein yields MKRRKIFLAAGMIAAALITGGCNSNQAADGPFAPKENVSWVVTSKPGGGSDIYTRMISDIMVSEKMLDQTILVTNKTDGGGEIGRNEVANTKGKKADYTLLTFNSGDLMPMIQNTANRSKNFRILAIMAVDKQLIFKGEKTKYQDFSQAIEAAKNGTKVVIGGSKGDDIATYEAMLTEIGLTQDLMSYITYDSTGDAITAILGGHIEFVISKPAAASEYVEAGSLIPVLALAEERYSGNLADAPTLSEIGDYKNVEIPVWRGVAAPAAMSDAAAAYWSDLLGKVAQTDKWKTDYLEKNKLIADYKDMAAAAEYVARYEADFMAANGIK; encoded by the coding sequence ATGAAAAGAAGGAAGATATTTTTAGCAGCAGGGATGATTGCAGCCGCTTTGATTACAGGAGGATGTAACAGCAATCAGGCGGCAGACGGTCCGTTTGCTCCAAAGGAAAACGTATCATGGGTTGTAACAAGCAAGCCGGGAGGCGGAAGTGATATTTATACCCGTATGATTTCCGATATCATGGTAAGTGAAAAAATGCTGGATCAAACCATCTTGGTCACAAATAAAACGGACGGAGGCGGTGAGATCGGAAGAAATGAGGTGGCCAACACAAAAGGAAAGAAAGCGGATTATACCCTTTTGACCTTTAACAGCGGAGATCTGATGCCAATGATACAAAATACGGCCAACCGTTCGAAAAATTTCAGGATTCTTGCAATTATGGCAGTTGACAAGCAGTTGATTTTTAAAGGAGAAAAAACAAAGTACCAGGATTTTTCCCAGGCAATCGAAGCTGCAAAGAATGGGACTAAGGTAGTGATAGGCGGTTCAAAGGGCGACGACATCGCAACCTATGAAGCCATGCTTACTGAAATCGGGCTTACCCAGGATCTGATGAGTTATATTACCTATGATTCCACCGGTGATGCCATTACGGCGATTCTTGGAGGCCATATAGAATTCGTGATATCCAAGCCTGCGGCAGCCTCGGAGTATGTGGAGGCAGGTTCCCTGATCCCGGTTCTGGCTTTGGCTGAGGAACGTTATTCCGGTAATCTGGCAGATGCTCCTACCTTAAGTGAGATCGGTGACTATAAGAATGTGGAGATTCCTGTGTGGCGCGGTGTGGCGGCTCCGGCGGCCATGAGTGACGCTGCCGCTGCTTACTGGAGCGATTTACTGGGAAAGGTTGCCCAGACGGATAAGTGGAAGACGGATTATCTGGAGAAGAATAAATTGATTGCTGATTATAAAGATATGGCGGCAGCAGCAGAATATGTAGCCAGATACGAGGCGGACTTCATGGCGGCTAATGGGATAAAATAG
- a CDS encoding sugar phosphate isomerase/epimerase family protein, whose amino-acid sequence MKLCYQVATPDVAAADSVTAYQGSLSESFQALAGLGYDGVELMTLDPSRLDWEEVKAEARKNRLSIVLVCTGEIFGQLGLSYTDPRAEIRAEAIRRSREIIDFACFLGADINIGRVRGQYSRELSRDETEELAVKAFQELSEYAKPRDVKIALETVTIMQTNFINTLEEGARLADRVNRGNFKLMMDVFHLNLEEKDICEAIRRYSSYNIHVHLADNNRRYPGQCGLDFEKIIHTFKECGYKGNFCTEIYQIPSQYEAAKRAAMYLKPILNKVYGT is encoded by the coding sequence ATGAAACTATGCTATCAGGTAGCGACTCCGGATGTAGCAGCAGCAGATTCGGTAACCGCTTATCAGGGATCACTTTCAGAAAGCTTTCAGGCTCTTGCCGGTCTTGGCTATGATGGGGTTGAGCTTATGACTCTCGATCCGTCCCGGCTTGACTGGGAGGAGGTAAAAGCAGAAGCCAGGAAGAACCGATTGTCAATAGTTCTTGTTTGTACCGGAGAGATATTCGGCCAGCTTGGGTTAAGCTATACGGATCCCAGGGCGGAAATACGGGCAGAAGCCATCAGGCGCTCCAGGGAAATTATTGATTTTGCCTGTTTTCTGGGAGCGGATATAAATATTGGACGTGTCAGAGGCCAGTATTCCAGGGAGCTGTCCAGGGATGAGACGGAAGAGCTGGCTGTCAAGGCATTTCAGGAGCTTTCAGAGTATGCGAAGCCAAGGGACGTTAAAATAGCTCTGGAAACGGTTACCATCATGCAGACCAATTTTATTAATACTCTGGAAGAAGGTGCAAGGCTGGCAGACCGGGTGAACCGGGGGAATTTTAAGCTGATGATGGATGTGTTCCATTTGAACCTGGAAGAGAAAGATATCTGTGAAGCCATCCGCAGATACAGTTCTTATAACATCCATGTGCATCTGGCAGATAATAACCGAAGGTATCCGGGCCAATGCGGACTGGATTTTGAAAAAATCATTCATACCTTCAAAGAATGCGGCTATAAAGGGAATTTCTGTACGGAAATTTATCAGATACCCAGTCAGTATGAGGCGGCAAAGAGGGCGGCCATGTATTTAAAACCGATCCTGAACAAGGTGTATGGGACATAG
- a CDS encoding aspartate/glutamate racemase family protein gives MKTVALIHTVKNVAKTFEEALRDGVEETIRVYNLLDDYLADHPNEVGEFTINNRNRLFLDLKAQEMTGADLIVTTCSTLTPVVDMLRPFIKVPVIAIDDAMAAKGITYGRRILIMATAESTVEPTREKLKKEAAAAGVEIDLDQIVCKEAFRAMKELEMNVHDSILREEAGKIQNYDCVILAQASMAHLQKDIEDICKIVTLSSPALCIRQVNEYLKAKGV, from the coding sequence ATGAAGACAGTGGCATTGATCCATACGGTAAAAAATGTGGCAAAAACATTTGAAGAGGCGCTTAGGGACGGAGTGGAAGAAACGATCAGAGTTTATAATCTGCTGGATGATTATCTGGCCGATCATCCCAATGAAGTTGGTGAATTTACCATAAATAACAGAAACCGCCTGTTTCTGGATTTAAAGGCTCAGGAAATGACCGGTGCGGATCTTATCGTTACCACCTGCTCAACCTTGACACCGGTTGTGGATATGCTCCGGCCGTTTATAAAGGTGCCGGTAATCGCCATTGATGATGCCATGGCTGCAAAGGGGATAACTTACGGCAGGAGAATCCTCATTATGGCAACGGCAGAGAGTACGGTTGAACCCACCAGGGAGAAGCTTAAAAAAGAAGCTGCCGCGGCGGGTGTAGAAATTGACTTAGATCAGATCGTCTGTAAAGAGGCATTTCGCGCTATGAAGGAACTGGAAATGAATGTTCACGACAGCATTTTAAGGGAAGAGGCAGGAAAAATCCAAAATTATGACTGTGTAATTCTTGCCCAGGCCTCTATGGCACATCTTCAGAAGGATATTGAAGATATCTGCAAAATTGTAACCTTATCCAGCCCTGCCTTATGTATCAGACAGGTAAATGAATATTTAAAAGCAAAAGGAGTGTAA
- a CDS encoding transketolase produces the protein MNAERQQELQRLCLRFRNQLIDLLYHIQTGHPGGSLSCTEILTTLYYEKIRQDPRQPDMEGRDRLILSKGHAAPILYIILAELGYFPKEELKTLRQINSNLQGHPCLHKTPGVELSTGPLGLGLGAGLGMSLSERLKGSEAYTYVVLGDGEIQEGSVWEAALAASKFQADHLIAVLDNNGVQLDGTLEEVMPMGDISAKWAAFGWNVLTCDGHDVKSISDALDKAVACKGKPVIIIADTVKGKGVSFMEGKNIWHGKPIGEEDYKAAKIDLGGTPA, from the coding sequence ATGAATGCTGAAAGACAGCAGGAATTACAACGCTTATGTTTAAGATTCCGCAACCAGCTGATTGATCTGCTTTACCACATACAGACCGGTCATCCAGGCGGATCTTTATCCTGTACCGAAATACTGACAACGCTGTATTATGAAAAAATCAGGCAGGATCCCAGGCAGCCGGATATGGAGGGAAGAGACCGGCTGATCCTTTCCAAAGGCCACGCGGCTCCCATTCTCTACATCATCCTTGCAGAACTGGGATATTTTCCAAAGGAGGAATTAAAGACCCTTCGGCAGATTAACAGCAATCTCCAGGGGCACCCGTGTTTACATAAAACACCAGGAGTTGAATTGTCCACCGGCCCCCTTGGACTTGGGCTGGGGGCAGGCCTGGGAATGAGTCTTTCAGAACGGTTAAAGGGCAGCGAAGCTTATACCTACGTTGTACTTGGAGATGGAGAGATCCAGGAAGGCTCTGTCTGGGAAGCTGCCCTGGCAGCCTCCAAATTCCAGGCGGACCATCTGATTGCCGTTCTGGATAATAATGGGGTCCAGCTTGACGGAACACTGGAAGAAGTCATGCCAATGGGCGATATTTCTGCAAAGTGGGCGGCATTTGGCTGGAATGTACTGACCTGTGACGGACATGATGTAAAGTCCATTTCCGATGCCCTGGACAAGGCCGTGGCCTGTAAGGGAAAACCTGTCATTATTATAGCAGATACGGTGAAAGGAAAGGGAGTCTCTTTCATGGAAGGGAAGAATATCTGGCATGGAAAACCCATTGGAGAAGAGGATTATAAGGCAGCAAAGATTGATCTGGGAGGTACACCGGCATGA
- a CDS encoding transketolase family protein translates to MKKVAIRDAYGEALKKLGQRNEKIIALEADVGASTKSAVFGNEFPDRYFNVGISEMNMTAMAAGFALEGFVPFVNTFASFLTTRGADPIQSLIAYDRLNVKLAGTYCGLSDSYDGASHHSITDMAFVRAIPGVAVVSVSDGVETEKAVFALAEYEGPVYLRLSRAPAPVIYDETLKFEIGKGIVLKEGTDVTIIATGTVLHQALEAAKLLREEGIEAAVIDMHTVKPVDRELITAFARKTGAIVTVEEHSIHGGLGSAVAEVLVQEYPAPLEMIGAEEFAESGDYGQLLEKYGYSSQAIGAACRKVMARK, encoded by the coding sequence ATGAAAAAGGTTGCGATTCGGGATGCATATGGAGAAGCTTTAAAAAAGCTGGGACAGAGAAATGAAAAAATAATTGCACTGGAGGCTGATGTTGGGGCATCCACAAAAAGCGCCGTTTTTGGAAATGAGTTTCCGGACCGTTATTTTAATGTGGGGATCAGCGAGATGAATATGACTGCCATGGCGGCAGGCTTTGCCCTGGAAGGATTCGTTCCGTTTGTCAATACATTTGCAAGTTTTTTAACAACCAGAGGAGCAGATCCCATCCAGAGCCTCATCGCTTATGACAGGCTGAATGTAAAACTGGCAGGAACCTACTGCGGACTGTCTGACTCCTATGATGGAGCAAGCCATCACAGTATCACGGATATGGCATTTGTAAGAGCCATTCCTGGGGTTGCCGTGGTAAGCGTATCCGATGGGGTGGAAACGGAAAAAGCGGTATTTGCGCTGGCGGAATATGAGGGACCTGTGTATCTTCGTTTAAGCAGAGCGCCTGCTCCTGTCATTTATGATGAAACTTTGAAGTTTGAAATCGGGAAGGGAATTGTCTTAAAGGAAGGAACGGATGTTACCATCATTGCAACGGGTACGGTACTGCACCAAGCCCTGGAAGCAGCAAAGCTGTTAAGGGAGGAAGGAATTGAGGCAGCTGTGATTGATATGCATACCGTTAAGCCGGTTGACAGGGAGCTGATAACTGCTTTTGCAAGAAAAACCGGAGCCATAGTGACTGTAGAGGAGCACAGCATCCATGGCGGACTGGGAAGTGCGGTTGCAGAGGTATTGGTACAGGAATATCCTGCTCCGTTGGAAATGATTGGAGCAGAGGAATTTGCAGAATCCGGGGATTACGGACAGCTTCTGGAAAAATACGGATACAGCAGTCAGGCGATTGGTGCAGCATGCAGGAAGGTGATGGCAAGGAAGTGA
- a CDS encoding sugar phosphate isomerase/epimerase family protein produces MNESMRKYMKVGIILHMAFRGLASGEGPILECLKKIVTDEYFEAVEVTWIRDQEVRKQAADMIRCGHMEVAYGGQPRMLTTGGNINHLDEEKRLAALASLKEGIDEAYEMGAAGFSFLAGNYEKATRRQSLEALLKSSGELCRYAKAKGDMPVTLEVFDYDIDKRSLMGPVKLVKEYAEIMTSEFDNFGLLVDCSHIPMLHETFEENLMPVAPYIKHAHMGNTVIRKPSLPAYGDQHPRFGFPDSENDVKELAHYLKVLLEIGFLSKQSRPIVSFEVKPWKEEDSEVVIANAKRTLNLAWDMI; encoded by the coding sequence ATGAATGAATCGATGAGAAAATATATGAAGGTCGGTATCATTTTACATATGGCTTTCCGTGGGTTGGCTTCCGGAGAAGGCCCCATACTGGAATGTTTGAAAAAGATTGTGACCGATGAGTATTTTGAGGCAGTGGAAGTGACCTGGATCCGGGATCAGGAGGTAAGAAAGCAGGCGGCTGATATGATTCGGTGCGGCCATATGGAAGTTGCTTACGGAGGACAGCCAAGGATGCTGACTACCGGCGGAAACATCAACCATCTGGATGAGGAAAAGAGGCTTGCGGCACTTGCTTCCTTAAAGGAAGGAATTGATGAGGCTTACGAAATGGGGGCTGCAGGTTTTTCCTTCCTTGCCGGGAATTACGAGAAAGCCACCAGGAGGCAGTCCCTGGAAGCTCTTTTAAAGAGTTCCGGAGAGCTTTGCCGCTATGCAAAGGCAAAGGGAGATATGCCGGTCACTCTGGAAGTATTTGACTATGACATTGATAAGAGATCCCTGATGGGACCGGTTAAGCTTGTAAAAGAGTATGCAGAGATCATGACCTCAGAATTTGATAATTTTGGTCTTCTGGTGGATTGCAGCCATATCCCCATGCTTCACGAAACGTTTGAAGAGAATCTGATGCCTGTTGCACCCTATATTAAGCATGCCCATATGGGAAATACCGTGATCCGAAAGCCTTCCTTACCGGCCTATGGAGATCAGCACCCAAGGTTCGGTTTCCCGGACAGCGAAAATGATGTGAAGGAACTGGCCCATTACTTAAAGGTCTTACTGGAGATCGGTTTTTTAAGCAAACAGAGCAGGCCGATTGTAAGCTTTGAAGTGAAACCGTGGAAAGAGGAAGACAGTGAAGTGGTGATCGCAAATGCAAAAAGGACTCTGAATCTAGCATGGGATATGATATAA
- a CDS encoding sugar phosphate isomerase/epimerase family protein has translation MKDPIQKYFQIGTIQWMTHPPVSYNIVDSVKTIACDEYFSAFEITQIKDDATRVKVKSMLEQSHLKVCYGAQPRLLGPKLNPNDINEEGRMKAEATLMEAVDEAEYMGAKGVAFLAGKWEEETKEQAYAQLLKTTRNLCNYAAGKGMMIELEVFDYDMDKAALIGPAPYAARFAADMRMTNHNFGLLVDLSHFPTTYETSKFAVQTLRPYITHFHIGNAVVKKGCEAYGDQHPRFGYPDSANDVEELRDFFTVLKEEGFFQKENPYVLSLEVKPWGEEDGDIILANTKRVINRAWALVED, from the coding sequence ATGAAAGACCCAATTCAGAAATATTTTCAGATAGGAACCATACAGTGGATGACTCATCCACCGGTTTCCTATAATATAGTGGATTCTGTAAAGACCATTGCATGTGACGAATATTTCAGTGCATTTGAAATTACGCAAATAAAAGACGACGCAACAAGAGTCAAAGTAAAAAGCATGCTGGAGCAGTCTCATCTAAAGGTCTGCTATGGGGCTCAGCCAAGACTGCTTGGACCGAAACTGAATCCCAATGACATTAATGAAGAGGGAAGAATGAAGGCGGAAGCAACGCTGATGGAGGCGGTGGATGAAGCGGAATACATGGGAGCAAAGGGAGTCGCGTTTCTGGCAGGAAAATGGGAGGAGGAAACAAAGGAGCAGGCATATGCACAGCTTTTAAAAACAACCAGAAATCTTTGCAATTATGCGGCAGGCAAAGGAATGATGATCGAACTGGAAGTATTTGATTATGATATGGATAAAGCAGCATTGATCGGTCCGGCTCCTTATGCAGCCAGATTTGCGGCGGATATGCGCATGACCAATCACAACTTCGGCCTTCTGGTGGATCTTTCCCATTTTCCAACAACGTATGAAACCAGTAAATTTGCCGTACAGACCCTTCGCCCTTATATTACCCATTTCCATATTGGCAATGCAGTAGTAAAGAAGGGCTGTGAGGCCTATGGAGACCAGCATCCCAGATTCGGATATCCGGACAGTGCCAATGATGTGGAAGAATTAAGGGATTTCTTTACTGTTTTAAAGGAGGAAGGTTTTTTTCAAAAGGAAAATCCATACGTTCTTTCCCTGGAAGTTAAGCCGTGGGGAGAGGAAGACGGGGATATTATCCTGGCCAATACAAAACGTGTCATTAACCGGGCCTGGGCGCTGGTAGAAGATTGA
- a CDS encoding D-2-hydroxyacid dehydrogenase, with the protein MKIVILDGYTENPGDLSWEGFEEFGSLTVYDRTPASEIVERIGDAEVVYTNKTPITKETIASCPNLKFIGVLATGYNVVDVGAAREAGIPVSNIPTYGTDAVAQYTIALLLELCHHIGEHSQCVKRGDWTNNQDWCFWNHPLIELAGKTMGIIGFGRIGQRTAKIAQALGMKVLAFDEYQNRALEAETCRYASLDEVLADSDVIALHCPLFPSTEGIINKENIAKMKDGVIIINDSRGPLIVEEDLRDALNCGKVAGAAVDVVSTEPIKMDNPLLSAKNCLITPHIAWAPKESRQRLMDIAVDNLRAYHAGTPQNVVNK; encoded by the coding sequence ATGAAAATAGTGATTTTGGATGGATACACAGAAAATCCTGGAGATTTATCATGGGAAGGATTTGAGGAATTTGGAAGTTTGACCGTATACGACAGGACTCCTGCTTCTGAGATCGTGGAACGAATCGGCGATGCAGAAGTAGTTTATACCAATAAAACACCCATTACAAAAGAGACCATTGCGTCCTGCCCTAACCTTAAGTTTATCGGGGTGCTGGCTACCGGATACAATGTGGTGGATGTTGGAGCTGCAAGGGAGGCAGGAATCCCTGTTTCCAATATTCCCACTTATGGGACGGATGCAGTTGCCCAGTATACCATTGCACTTTTGCTGGAGCTGTGCCATCACATTGGGGAGCATTCCCAATGCGTGAAAAGAGGGGATTGGACCAATAATCAGGACTGGTGTTTCTGGAACCATCCGCTCATTGAGCTTGCCGGAAAAACAATGGGTATTATTGGATTTGGAAGAATCGGGCAGAGAACCGCAAAAATAGCCCAGGCTCTGGGAATGAAGGTACTTGCATTTGACGAATATCAGAATAGGGCACTGGAAGCAGAGACGTGCCGCTATGCATCACTGGATGAAGTTCTGGCGGATTCTGATGTCATTGCGCTTCATTGTCCGCTGTTTCCTTCCACAGAAGGGATTATAAACAAAGAAAACATTGCAAAGATGAAAGATGGAGTCATAATTATAAATGATTCCAGAGGGCCGCTGATTGTGGAGGAGGATTTACGTGATGCATTAAACTGCGGAAAGGTGGCCGGAGCTGCGGTGGATGTAGTATCCACCGAGCCGATTAAAATGGATAATCCGCTGCTAAGTGCAAAAAACTGCCTGATCACCCCTCATATAGCCTGGGCGCCAAAAGAATCCAGACAAAGACTGATGGATATCGCGGTGGACAATTTAAGGGCATATCATGCAGGCACCCCGCAGAATGTAGTAAATAAATAA